A genomic region of Vitis vinifera cultivar Pinot Noir 40024 chromosome 7, ASM3070453v1 contains the following coding sequences:
- the LOC100243553 gene encoding translocase of chloroplast 159, chloroplastic, translating to MESKAFVPLSGTEMTSQPSNSSGSFSSPPIRASPSYGFDTEAVRKKDVLEINGKSSSSTSSSSGASSDGESENGGFVSGEEDFETASEPIMEDPDEEIVEKGIGGEGIDSPFVGSSEFFVPKMVMPVARVSTDDEEEEGGDDVVGGPRARVLGGEEETGETESIGVGADGSKRIGLDPGVENCENEGKGVSVQMDSMEKPVVRELVEGSSIGGAAQGNSIEALGADNGDSTFETPKFDDRIKEDAFLGGGTDLVGPLIAEAAAAADNKPVATESVNIAREGDSVVDAIHVSVSGSGSAIVGDEGFRQNADGESDQVSPLIAEPADNKFLEEDGVKLNGGGDSVVEAMHTNFSGSGPTIAGDEEENKDSEIEGKEMMVDDSVKLDKRFDQISGDLEEPVNSKSVGVDTDFDKSIKPVTNLNVETSELGEKTDGGVEKDQELNVGAVVRGTVIVDNQDGTKGDACTDKSETAGLINNKEKQETETKPEADSEATRNEPITKIAADGVQFVYSGKEAVGNEDQAVENGAESTTENPTLESKQLENNLTHVNAQGAELENVVSGKSESPESADLSSVLNPAIKLDETNHHSDEDDEEGEIEGSVTDEESKGMVFEGSEAAKHFLEELEQVSGGGSHSGAESSRDHSQRIDGQIVSDSDEEVDTDEEGDGKELFDSAALAALLKAATSASSDSGSITITSPDGSRLFSVDRPAGLGSANRSLKPAPRPNRSNLFTPSNLAIGGDSENTLSEEDKRKQEKIQLIRVKFLRLVQRLGHSPEDSIVGQVLYRLALLVGRQTGEEFSLDTAKRRAMQLEAEGKDDLNFSLNILVLGKSGVGKSATINSIFGEQKALINAFEPATTTVREIIGTIDGVKIRVFDTPGLKSSFLEQGVNRKILSSIQKFTKKCPPDIVLYVDRLDAQTRDLNDLPLLRTITSSLGPSIWRSAIVTLTHGASAPPDGPSGAPLSYETYVSQRSHVVQQSIGQAVGDLRLMNPSLMNPVSLVENHPSCRKNRDGQKVLPNGQSWRPQLLLLSYSMKILSEASSLSKPQDPFDHRKLFGFRVRAPPLPYLLSWLLQSRTHPKLSAEQGGDNGDSDIDLDDLSDCEQEEDEDEYDQLPPFKPLRKSQIAKLSKEQRKAYFEEYDYRVKLLQKQQWREELKKMREIKKKGKVASDDYGYLGEDGDQDNGGPAAVPVPLPDMVLPPSFDCDNPAYRYRFLEPTSQFLARPVLDTHGWDHDCGYDGVNLEQSLAILGQFPAAVSVQVTKDKKEFNIHLDSSAAAKHGENGSSMAGFDIQNIGKQLAYILRGETKFKILKKNKTAAGFSVTFLGENVATGFKVEDQFTLGKRLVLAGSTGTVRCQGDAAYGANLEVRLREADFPIGQDQSTLGLSLVKWRGDLALGANLQSQFSIGRSSKMAVRVGLNNKLSGQITVKTSSSEQLQIALVGIIPVVMAIYKAIWPGVSDNYSIY from the coding sequence ATGGAGTCGAAGGCCTTTGTCCCTCTTTCTGGAACAGAAATGACGTCGCAACCTTCGAATTCATCAGGTTCTTTCTCTTCTCCTCCTATTAGAGCGTCTCCTTCTTATGGTTTTGATACTGAAGCTGTTAGAAAGAAGGATGTTTTGGAAATTAATGGGAAGAGTAGTAGTAGTACCAGTAGTAGCAGTGGTGCGAGTAGTGATGGTGAGTCTGAGAATGGGGGGTTTGTGAGCGGGGAGGAGGACTTTGAGACGGCTTCGGAGCCAATTATGGAAGACCCGGATGAGGAAATTGTAGAAAAAGGCATAGGAGGGGAAGGTATTGATTCCCCTTTTGTTGGTTCATCGGAGTTTTTTGTGCCCAAGATGGTAATGCCAGTTGCGAGGGTGTCGACCGacgatgaagaagaagagggtggGGATGATGTTGTTGGAGGCCCTAGAGCTAGGGTTTTGGGGGGTGAAGAAGAGACAGGAGAAACGGAGTCGATTGGGGTTGGGGCTGATGGTTCGAAGAGGATTGGTCTTGACCCGGGTGTggaaaattgtgaaaatgaaggaaaagggGTTTCTGTGCAAATGGATTCGATGGAGAAGCCAGTTGTACGGGAATTGGTGGAAGGAAGCAGTATTGGTGGTGCCGCCCAAGGGAATTCAATTGAGGCTTTGGGAGCTGATAATGGTGATAGCACTTTTGAAACACCAAAATTTGATGACCGTATCAAAGAAGATGCATTTCTGGGTGGTGGGACCGATCTAGTTGGTCCTCTTATTGCagaagcagcagcagcagcagatAATAAGCCTGTGGCAACGGAAAGTGTGAATATAGCTAGGGAAGGAGATTCAGTTGTGGATGCCATACATGTCAGTGTGTCCGGGTCTGGATCGGCTATTGTTGGGGATGAGGGTTTCAGACAGAATGCAGATGGTGAGAGTGATCAAGTTAGCCCTCTCATTGCAGAACCTGCGGATAATAAATTTCTGGAGGAGGATGGTGTGAAGTTAAATGGTGGAGGAGACTCAGTTGTGGAAGCTATGCATACCAATTTTTCAGGGTCTGGACCAACTATTGCTGGGGATGAAGAGGAAAACAAAGATTCTGAGATTGAAGGAAAGGAGATGATGGTTGATGATAGTGTTAAATTGGATAAAAGGTTTGATCAGATTAGTGGTGACTTAGAAGAACCAGTTAATTCAAAATCAGTTGGAGTGGATACTGATTTTGACAAAAGTATTAAACCTGTAACCAACCTCAATGTTGAAACTTCAGAACTGGGAGAGAAAACTGATGGTGGTGTGGAGAAAGATCAAGAACTAAATGTTGGTGCTGTTGTCCGTGGTACTGTTATAGTTGATAACCAGGATGGTACTAAAGGGGATGCTTGTACTGATAAAAGCGAAACTGCTGGTCTGATTAATAATAAGGAGAAACAAGAAACAGAAACCAAGCCAGAAGCTGATTCTGAAGCCACAAGGAATGAGCCTATTACAAAGATAGCTGCTGATGGAGTACAATTTGTGTATAGTGGGAAAGAAGCTGTTGGCAATGAAGATCAGGCAGTGGAAAATGGTGCTGAATCTACCACAGAGAATCCAACACTTGAGTCAAAACAGTTAGAAAACAATCTTACACATGTTAATGCTCAGGGCGCTGAACTGGAAAATGTGGTCTCTGGCAAATCAGAGTCACCTGAATCTGCGGATCTCAGTTCAGTTTTAAACCCAGCAATAAAACTAGATGAAACCAATCATCACTcagatgaagatgatgaagaaggTGAGATTGAAGGCTCGGTTACAGATGAAGAGTCTAAAGGTATGGTTTTTGAAGGTTCTGAAGCTGCCAAACACTTCTTGGAGGAACTGGAGCAAGTATCAGGTGGAGGTTCTCACTCTGGTGCAGAGAGTTCTCGTGATCATTCACAGAGAATTGATGGTCAAATTGTAAGTGATTCAGATGAAGAAGTGGACACCGATGAAGAAGGAGATGGAAAGGAGTTATTTGATTCTGCTGCATTGGCTGCTCTCTTGAAAGCAGCAACAAGTGCAAGTTCTGATAGTGGCAGTATCACAATAACCTCTCCAGACGGATCCAGGCTTTTCTCTGTTGACCGTCCTGCTGGATTGGGATCTGCAAACCGGTCTCTGAAACCTGCTCCCCGACCAAACCGGTCCAATCTTTTTACTCCTTCTAATCTTGCAATTGGAGGCGACTCAGAGAACACCTTGAGTGAAGAAGATAAGAGGAAGCAGGAAAAGATACAGCTGATAAGGGTGAAATTCTTGAGGCTTGTGCAGAGGCTAGGTCATTCTCCTGAAGATTCCATAGTTGGGCAGGTTCTGTATCGGTTGGCACTTCTTGTAGGGAGGCAAACTGGGGAAGAATTTAGCCTTGATACTGCAAAGAGGAGAGCTATGCAGCTTGAAGCGGAGGGGAAAGATGACTTAAACTTTTCCTTGAACATACTGGTCCTCGGAAAAAGTGGAGTGGGAAAAAGTGCTACCATAAATTCTATATTTGGTGAACAGAAGGCCCTCATTAACGCATTTGAACCTGCCACTACTACAGTAAGAGAGATTATAGGAACTATAGATGGAGTTAAGATCCGGGTCTTTGACACACCAGGGCTCAAGTCTTCTTTCTTGGAACAAGGTGTCAACCGCAAAATTTTATCTTCCATACAAAAGTTTACAAAGAAATGCCCCCCAGATATTGTCCTCTATGTTGATCGTCTGGATGCTCAGACCAGAGATCTTAATGATTTGCCATTATTAAGGACAATTACTAGTTCTCTTGGTCCATCCATCTGGCGAAGTGCTATAGTCACTCTTACACATGGTGCATCTGCACCTCCAGATGGACCATCTGGTGCTCCTTTAAGTTATGAGACGTATGTTTCTCAGCGATCTCATGTTGTTCAGCAGTCTATTGGGCAAGCTGTTGGTGATCTGCGTCTGATGAATCCGAGTTTGATGAATCCTGTTTCTCTTGTTGAGAACCATCCTTCCTGTAGAAAGAACAGAGATGGCCAGAAGGTGCTACCTAATGGCCAGAGTTGGAGACCCCAGTTACTGCTGCTAAGCTACTCTATGAAGATATTATCTGAAGCAAGTTCTCTCTCAAAACCTCAGGACCCATTTGACCACCGCAAGCTCTTTGGCTTCCGTGTCCGTGCTCCTCCTCTTCCATACTTGTTGTCTTGGTTGTTGCAGTCCCGCACACACCCAAAACTCTCTGCTGAGCAGGGTGGTGACAATGGTGATTCTGATATTGACTTGGATGATTTATCTGACTGTGAACAAGAAGAAGACGAGGATGAGTATGACCAGCTTCCACCATTCAAGCCTTTAAGGAAATCTCAAATTGCTAAGCTTAGCAAAGAGCAGAGGAAGGCATACTTTGAGGAGTATGATTATAGGGTGAAGCTCCTTCAGAAGCAGCAATGGAGAGaggagttaaaaaaaatgagagagatcAAGAAGAAAGGTAAGGTTGCTTCAGATGATTATGGTTATCTGGGGGAAGATGGTGATCAGGATAATGGAGGTCCAGCTGCTGTGCCAGTTCCATTGCCTGATATGGTCCTGCCACCATCCTTTGATTGTGATAATCCAGCTTACAGGTACCGGTTCCTGGAGCCTACTTCACAGTTTCTGGCGAGACCAGTTTTGGACACCCATGGTTGGGACCATGATTGTGGGTATGATGGTGTCAACCTTGAACAGAGTCTAGCCATTCTTGGTCAGTTTCCAGCAGCAGTTTCTGTTCAAGTGACTAAGGACAAGAAAGAGTTTAACATCCATTTGGACTCCTCCGCTGCTGCAAAGCATGGGGAGAATGGATCGAGTATGGCAGGCTTTGACATCCAAAACATTGGAAAGCAACTTGCCTACATTCTTCGTGGGGAAACCAAATTCAAAATTCTGAAAAAGAACAAGACAGCTGCTGGGTTCTCTGTTACATTCTTAGGAGAAAATGTGGCCACTGGGTTCAAAGTTGAGGATCAGTTCACACTGGGCAAGCGCCTTGTTTTGGCAGGTAGCACTGGGACTGTTCGATGTCAGGGTGACGCAGCATATGGAGCGAATCTGGAAGTACGGTTAAGGGAAGCAGATTTCCCAATTGGACAGGATCAATCTACACTAGGCCTCTCTCTAGTGAAGTGGAGAGGCGACTTGGCACTGGGGGCCAACCTTCAATCTCAGTTCTCCATTGGACGGAGCTCAAAGATGGCTGTTCGGGTGGGATTGAACAACAAGCTGAGTGGACAGATCACAGTTAAAACAAGCAGCTCAGAGCAGCTCCAGATTGCACTTGTGGGTATTATTCCAGTTGTCATGGCCATCTACAAGGCCATCTGGCCCGGAGTTAGTGACAATTACTCAATCTACTAG
- the LOC100257344 gene encoding alkylated DNA repair protein ALKBH8 homolog, whose product MEEKQKTLLEAVFGESSDSEDSDHHPQNRLEDSSIHSEKNPSWEPISEINGLWLCRDFLSPQEQSSLLSAIEKEGWFSEASHNQAMRFGNLPEWATELSHSIREVVLFSDYVSEHMDSVTCDGDEKGCLLPSEILWREPLFDQLILNVYQPGEGICPHVDLMRFEDGIAIISLESSCIMHFTHVDDTEACDSGREGRNYSPMTKIPVYLTPGSLVLMSGEARYFWKHEINRKPGFQIWEGQEIDQKSRTSITLRKLCKIE is encoded by the exons ATGGAGGAGAAGCAGAAGACACTTCTCGAGGCCGTGTTTGGCGAATCATCCGACAGCGAAGACTCCGATCACCATCCGCAGAATCGGTTGGAGGACTCTTCAATCCATTCCGAGAAAAACCCTAGCTGGGAACCCATCAGCGAGATCAACGGCCTATGGCTCTGCAGAGACTTCCTCTCTCCGCAAGAGCAATCCTCCCTGCTCTCCGCAATCGAAAAAG AAGGATGGTTCAGTGAAGCCTCTCATAATCAG GCTATGAGGTTTGGAAACCTTCCTGAGTGGGCAACTGAACTCTCTCATTCCATTCGTGAGGTGGTGCTTTTTAGTGATTATGTTTCTGAACACATGGACTCAGTGACCTGTGATGGGGATGAGAAAGGCTGCCTCTTGCCATCTGAAATATTGTGGAGAGAGCCCCTTTTTGATCAACTAATCTTAAATGTATACCAACCAGGTGAG GGTATCTGTCCACATGTTGATCTTATGCGCTTTGAAGATGGAATTGCCATTATTTCTCTGGAGTCATCATGCATTATGCATTTCACCCATGTTGATGATACAGAGGCTTGTGACAGTGGAAGGGAAGGAAGAAACTATTCGCCCATGACAAAGATCCCTGTTTATCTGACCCCAGGATCTCTAGTTCTGATGTCGGGAGAAGCTCGCTACTTCTGGAAGCATGAGATAAATCGCAAGCCAGGATTCCAGATATGGGAAGGGCAGGAAATTGATCAGAAGAGTAGAACCTCTATAACACTGAGGAAGCTCTGCAAAATTGAGTAG
- the LOC100251998 gene encoding stress-related protein has product MAESEAKQQPETVHGEEKRLKYLDFVQVAAIYVIVCFSSLYEYAKENSGPLKPGVQTVEGTVKTVIGPVYEKFYDVPFELLMFVDRKVEASIYELERHVPSLVKRASCQAITVAQKAPELALAVASEVQRAGVVDTAKNITKNVYSKYEPTAKELCSKYEPVAEQYAVSAWRSLNRLPLFPQVAQVVVPTAAYWSEKYNQSVSYTAERGYTVALYLPLIPTERIAKVFEEASALPTVETNGNAIPLAQ; this is encoded by the exons ATGGCCGAATCAGAAGCCAAACAGCAACCAGAAACG GTTCATGGCGAGGAGAAAAGGTTGAAGTATCTGGATTTCGTCCAAGTGGCAGCGATCTATGTCATCGTCTGCTTCTCAAGCCTCTACGAGTACGCGAAGGAAAACTCTGGTCCGCTGAAGCCCGGCGTCCAAACCGTCGAAGGCACCGTGAAGACCGTTATTGGACCGGTTTACGAGAAGTTCTACGACGTTCCCTTCGAACTCCTGATGTTCGTCGATCGCAAG GTTGAGGCGTCCATTTACGAGTTGGAACGTCACGTGCCATCGCTGGTGAAGCGGGCTTCTTGCCAAGCGATCACCGTGGCTCAGAAGGCTCCTGAGCTGGCCCTAGCCGTGGCTTCAGAAGTCCAGCGCGCCGGCGTGGTGGACACCGCGAAGAACATCACGAAGAACGTGTACAGTAAGTACGAGCCCACCGCCAAAGAGCTCTGCTCCAAGTACGAGCCGGTAGCGGAGCAGTACGCTGTGTCAGCTTGGAGGTCACTGAATCGGCTTCCGCTCTTCCCTCAAGTGGCTCAAGTAGTAGTCCCCACAGCGGCATACTGGTCGGAGAAGTACAACCAGAGTGTGTCCTACACCGCCGAGAGAGGGTACACGGTGGCGTTGTATCTGCCATTAATTCCAACAGAGAGAATCGCCAAGGTATTTGAGGAGGCTAGCGCTCTCCCCACCGTGGAAACCAACGGGAATGCTATTCCCTTGGCACAATGA